The Leifsonia williamsii genome includes a region encoding these proteins:
- a CDS encoding TetR family transcriptional regulator, which translates to MATSATSPRERRKALTARALTDTARRMTVDHGLSGYTVEEVCEEVGVSRRTFFNYFASKENAVLGLSLDMDESGAAERFLAAGPRGIRRLVDDVMALMLERWEYGGLTVDDLPLLTRAFEREPRLIAHLLQLAGVAERDDRELIERREGLPEGDLRAAAAVQLVGAVFRASVEEFFAGPDGDELPVIVRRRLDVVRELLH; encoded by the coding sequence ATGGCCACGAGTGCAACCTCTCCCCGCGAACGCCGCAAGGCGCTCACGGCGCGCGCGCTCACCGACACCGCCCGCCGGATGACCGTCGACCACGGGCTCTCCGGCTACACCGTCGAGGAGGTCTGCGAGGAGGTCGGCGTCTCGCGCCGCACCTTCTTCAACTACTTCGCCTCCAAGGAGAACGCCGTCCTCGGCCTCTCGCTCGACATGGACGAGTCAGGCGCGGCCGAGCGCTTCCTCGCCGCAGGGCCCCGCGGCATCCGCAGACTCGTCGACGACGTGATGGCGCTCATGCTGGAGCGCTGGGAGTACGGCGGCCTGACCGTCGACGACCTCCCACTGCTCACGCGGGCGTTCGAGCGCGAGCCGCGCCTGATCGCCCACCTGCTGCAGCTCGCCGGCGTGGCGGAGCGCGACGACCGCGAGCTGATCGAGCGCCGCGAGGGGTTGCCGGAGGGCGACCTCCGCGCCGCCGCGGCGGTCCAGCTCGTCGGCGCCGTCTTCCGCGCGAGCGTCGAGGAGTTCTTCGCCGGCCCCGACGGCGACGAGCTGCCGGTCATCGTACGGCGTCGGCTCGACGTCGTGCGCGAGCTGCTGCACTGA
- a CDS encoding YdeI/OmpD-associated family protein translates to MTPPAVVVTDPLVVADVAAWRAWLDANEESSDGVWLVLAKKGTTTPTSLRYDEALLEALCSGWIDGQVKSNDAATYYQRFTPRRKASLWSERNIGLVATLIAEGRMRPRGHAEIERAKADGRWDRAYAGPATVQVPEDLAAALAASPAAAEMFAGLKGQSRYSTLHRIITAPNPTTRTNRLTKLIEKLERGETP, encoded by the coding sequence GTGACCCCTCCCGCCGTCGTCGTCACCGATCCGCTCGTCGTCGCCGACGTCGCCGCCTGGCGCGCCTGGCTCGACGCCAACGAAGAGAGCTCCGACGGCGTGTGGCTGGTACTGGCCAAGAAGGGGACGACGACCCCGACCTCCCTGCGCTACGACGAGGCCCTGCTCGAGGCGCTGTGCAGCGGGTGGATCGACGGACAGGTCAAGAGCAACGACGCGGCCACCTACTACCAGCGCTTCACCCCGCGCCGGAAGGCCTCGCTCTGGTCGGAGCGCAACATCGGCCTGGTCGCGACCCTGATCGCGGAGGGGCGGATGCGGCCGCGCGGGCACGCCGAGATCGAGCGCGCCAAGGCCGACGGCCGCTGGGACCGCGCCTACGCCGGCCCCGCGACCGTGCAGGTGCCGGAAGATCTCGCGGCGGCGCTCGCCGCGTCTCCCGCCGCCGCGGAGATGTTCGCCGGATTGAAGGGGCAGAGCCGGTACTCCACACTGCACCGCATCATCACCGCGCCCAACCCGACCACGCGCACCAACCGGCTGACGAAGCTCATCGAGAAGCTGGAGCGGGGCGAGACGCCGTAG